The following are encoded in a window of Alkalidesulfovibrio alkalitolerans DSM 16529 genomic DNA:
- a CDS encoding amino acid ABC transporter ATP-binding protein translates to MIQVRNISKIFYVPQKLLALNNVSADIARGEVVVIIGPSGSGKSTFLRCLNRLEHADQGQILIDGVDILDRKTNINAARAEMGMVFQSFNLFPHKNVLQNVTIGQTVVRGRGRRAAEEKAMALLTRVGLANKAAAYPDNLSGGQQQRVAIARALAMDPKVMLFDEPTSALDPEMVGEVLDVMKGLARDGMTMVVVTHEMGFAREVADRVLFMDQGEILEEGTPEHFFKSPEHERTKLFLSQIL, encoded by the coding sequence ATGATCCAGGTCCGCAACATCTCGAAGATATTCTACGTACCCCAGAAGCTGCTGGCGCTGAACAACGTCTCGGCCGACATCGCGCGCGGCGAGGTGGTGGTCATCATCGGCCCCTCGGGTTCGGGCAAATCCACCTTCCTGCGCTGTCTCAACCGTCTGGAACACGCGGACCAGGGCCAGATCCTCATCGACGGCGTGGACATCCTCGACCGCAAGACCAACATCAACGCCGCGCGGGCGGAGATGGGCATGGTCTTTCAGTCCTTCAACCTCTTCCCGCACAAGAACGTGCTGCAGAACGTGACCATCGGCCAGACCGTGGTGCGCGGCCGGGGACGGCGGGCCGCCGAGGAGAAGGCCATGGCCCTGCTCACCCGCGTGGGTCTGGCCAACAAGGCCGCCGCCTATCCCGACAACCTCTCGGGCGGACAGCAGCAGCGCGTGGCCATCGCCCGTGCCCTGGCCATGGACCCCAAGGTCATGCTCTTCGACGAGCCCACCTCCGCTCTCGATCCCGAGATGGTCGGCGAGGTTCTCGACGTCATGAAGGGGCTGGCCCGCGACGGCATGACCATGGTCGTGGTCACGCACGAGATGGGGTTCGCGCGCGAGGTGGCGGACCGCGTCCTGTTCATGGACCAGGGCGAGATCCTTGAAGAGGGCACGCCCGAGCACTTCTTCAAGAGCCCCGAGCACGAGCGCACCAAGCTCTTCCTGAGCCAGATCCTGTAG
- a CDS encoding amino acid ABC transporter permease, giving the protein MSHGRSGHSLAYQWFWKSAFVVSLIVAGWLLYYSTQQIDYVWRWYRVPQYFVAEQVVETRSMLMGEVASIVAKGDKSVVTVADGEERESYTVPTEGLRVSTGDTIYAGDVLGTETHTKPGILLQGAWLTLYISAVAIVIGIVLGLVTGLARLSENPFFRYWAITYIELIRGSPLLVQIYIWYFVLGTLVNNLLQQKGIPQIPTLWFGIASMAVFTGAYVAEIVRAGIQSIHRGQREAARSLGMNAFQSMRHIVLPQALRRILPPLAGQFISLIKDSSLLGIIAIRELTKATREVVTVSLQPFEIFFVCALLYLILTFGLSLLTNYLERKIVQS; this is encoded by the coding sequence ATGAGTCACGGTCGAAGCGGGCACAGCCTGGCATATCAATGGTTCTGGAAGAGCGCCTTCGTTGTCAGCCTGATCGTGGCTGGCTGGCTGCTCTACTACTCGACCCAGCAGATCGACTATGTCTGGCGCTGGTACCGGGTTCCTCAATACTTCGTCGCCGAACAGGTCGTGGAGACCCGCTCCATGCTCATGGGCGAGGTCGCCTCCATCGTGGCCAAGGGCGACAAAAGCGTGGTCACGGTCGCGGACGGAGAGGAGCGAGAGAGCTACACCGTTCCCACCGAAGGCCTGCGCGTCTCGACCGGCGACACCATCTACGCGGGCGACGTGCTGGGCACCGAGACACACACCAAGCCGGGCATCCTGCTGCAAGGCGCTTGGCTTACGCTCTACATCTCGGCCGTAGCCATCGTCATCGGCATCGTTCTCGGGCTCGTCACGGGTCTTGCCCGGCTTTCCGAGAACCCATTCTTCCGATACTGGGCCATCACCTACATCGAGCTGATTCGCGGCTCTCCTCTCCTGGTCCAGATCTATATCTGGTATTTCGTGCTCGGCACGCTGGTCAACAACCTGCTGCAGCAAAAGGGAATCCCACAGATCCCTACGTTGTGGTTCGGCATCGCCTCCATGGCTGTGTTCACCGGCGCCTATGTGGCCGAGATCGTGCGCGCGGGTATCCAGTCCATCCACCGGGGCCAGCGCGAGGCAGCGAGATCCCTTGGGATGAACGCCTTCCAGTCCATGCGCCACATCGTCCTGCCCCAGGCCCTGCGCCGCATCCTGCCGCCCCTGGCAGGACAGTTCATCAGTCTCATCAAGGACTCCTCGCTCCTTGGCATCATCGCCATCCGCGAACTGACCAAGGCCACGCGCGAGGTCGTCACCGTCAGCCTGCAGCCCTTCGAAATTTTCTTCGTCTGCGCCCTGCTCTACCTCATCCTGACCTTCGGGCTGTCGCTGCTCACCAACTATCTTGAACGGAAGATTGTGCAGTCATGA
- a CDS encoding transporter substrate-binding domain-containing protein has product MKNVVKVIGLMLICVFVAAQAVAQDIDLAKKSRIEKILQRGELRVGFEAGYVPFEMTDKNGNFVGFDIDMAKEMAKAMGVKFTPVNTAWDGIIPALMTDKFDIIISGMTITQERNLKINFADPYIVVGQTILLNMKHKDAVKSYKDLNDAKFTVTSKLGTTGEQAVRRMIPRATYKSFETETEAFLEVLNGKADAYVYDLPNCAFLYDQQGKGKVVHLDTPFTYEPLAWAVNKGDPDFLNWLNHFLRQVKNDGRYEVMYKKWIEGTEWTKDVQ; this is encoded by the coding sequence ATGAAGAATGTGGTCAAGGTCATTGGCTTGATGCTCATCTGCGTGTTCGTCGCGGCCCAGGCCGTGGCCCAGGACATCGACCTGGCCAAGAAGTCCAGGATCGAGAAGATCCTGCAGCGCGGCGAGCTGCGCGTCGGCTTCGAAGCCGGTTACGTGCCCTTCGAGATGACGGACAAGAACGGCAACTTCGTGGGCTTCGACATCGATATGGCCAAAGAGATGGCCAAGGCCATGGGCGTCAAGTTCACGCCCGTGAACACCGCCTGGGACGGCATCATCCCCGCCCTGATGACCGACAAATTCGACATCATCATCTCGGGCATGACCATCACTCAAGAGCGCAACCTGAAGATCAACTTCGCCGACCCCTACATCGTCGTCGGCCAGACCATCCTCCTGAACATGAAGCACAAGGACGCCGTGAAGTCTTACAAGGACCTCAACGACGCCAAGTTCACCGTCACCTCCAAGCTCGGCACCACGGGCGAGCAGGCCGTGCGCCGCATGATCCCCAGGGCCACCTACAAGTCCTTCGAGACCGAGACCGAGGCCTTCCTCGAAGTGCTCAACGGCAAGGCCGACGCCTACGTGTACGACCTGCCCAACTGTGCCTTCCTGTACGACCAGCAGGGCAAGGGCAAGGTCGTCCACCTCGACACCCCCTTCACCTACGAGCCCCTGGCCTGGGCCGTGAACAAGGGCGATCCCGACTTCCTCAACTGGCTGAACCACTTCCTGCGCCAGGTGAAGAACGACGGCCGCTACGAAGTCATGTACAAGAAGTGGATCGAAGGCACCGAGTGGACCAAGGACGTCCAGTAG
- the rdgC gene encoding recombination-associated protein RdgC, with translation MGFLSASASFTRYLPTSDVPENLWRELPDLLKKFAFRDIDHTADERSFGWSCFDDWLDTEWKAAPPEKGNYFAWFLRLETRRVPPAVFKKHVEIALREYKAAIKDDEKRFVSKARKKEIKEQVELRLRARMLPIPAVFDVVWDMRTRVVYFGSTNAKACQLFQDYFKDTFDLELEPQTPFHLAGRMLGEEAVSRLENLEASSFTG, from the coding sequence ATGGGTTTTCTTTCCGCCAGCGCCAGCTTCACCCGCTATCTGCCCACCAGTGACGTGCCCGAGAACCTCTGGCGCGAGCTTCCGGACCTCCTGAAGAAGTTCGCCTTTCGGGACATCGACCACACCGCGGACGAGCGCTCCTTCGGCTGGTCCTGCTTCGACGACTGGCTGGACACCGAATGGAAGGCCGCGCCGCCGGAAAAGGGCAATTATTTCGCCTGGTTCCTGCGCCTCGAAACCAGGCGCGTGCCGCCCGCCGTGTTCAAGAAGCACGTGGAGATCGCCCTGCGCGAGTACAAGGCCGCCATCAAGGACGACGAGAAGCGGTTCGTCTCCAAGGCCCGCAAGAAGGAGATCAAGGAGCAGGTCGAACTGCGCCTGCGCGCCCGCATGCTGCCCATCCCGGCGGTCTTCGACGTGGTCTGGGACATGCGCACCCGGGTGGTTTATTTCGGATCGACCAACGCCAAGGCCTGCCAGCTCTTCCAGGACTATTTCAAGGACACCTTCGATCTGGAGCTCGAACCGCAGACCCCGTTCCACCTCGCCGGCCGCATGCTGGGCGAGGAGGCCGTCTCGCGCCTCGAAAACCTCGAAGCCAGCAGCTTCACCGGCTGA
- a CDS encoding sensor histidine kinase, whose product MLEARLLTAFLILAALLLSAIPDQAHGAPSTAEFSELFQRVQAPAHEARLPVTIQAAAIIGAFMITGLLAAFIHRNAVLTRINAKLVATMAQRGAAEQALAEQEETLRAILDALSAAVMVIDPSDRSVVLANPAAAQLVGLPESGIVGRHCLDFFRPGGDDLCPILDHGQPVDRAERTLKADDGREIPILKTVTRVRMRGREFLLESFMDISRQKETEGRLSRSLAEKDVLLREIHHRVKNNLQVVSSLLSLQSSESGDPGMAESIRKSRQRIRAMALVHENLYRSGDIAHIDSATYLRALAESISAAYSQPERNIHMLYDLADHPLDVDQAVPCGLLVNELVTNSFKHAFSAAIGRAGLVRFSTSVENGVFRIAVEDNGRGMSDKAASSASLGMQLVESLALQLRGGFRIEDRGEDEGGGTRVVVEFPVRGPAPASQQ is encoded by the coding sequence ATGCTTGAGGCGCGCCTCCTCACAGCCTTTTTGATCCTCGCCGCGCTGCTGCTTTCGGCCATCCCGGACCAAGCCCATGGCGCGCCCTCAACCGCCGAGTTCTCCGAGCTTTTTCAGCGTGTCCAGGCACCCGCGCACGAGGCCCGATTGCCGGTGACGATCCAGGCGGCGGCGATCATCGGGGCGTTCATGATCACCGGGCTCCTTGCCGCCTTTATTCATCGCAACGCAGTATTGACCCGGATAAACGCCAAGCTCGTGGCCACCATGGCCCAGCGGGGGGCTGCCGAACAGGCCCTGGCCGAACAGGAAGAGACCCTGCGCGCGATCCTTGACGCGCTCTCGGCCGCGGTCATGGTCATCGATCCCTCGGATCGCAGCGTGGTGCTGGCCAACCCGGCGGCCGCCCAGCTCGTGGGGCTGCCCGAAAGCGGGATCGTCGGACGCCATTGCCTCGATTTCTTCAGGCCCGGCGGCGACGACCTGTGTCCCATTTTGGATCACGGCCAGCCCGTGGACAGGGCCGAACGGACGCTCAAAGCCGACGACGGGCGGGAAATCCCCATCCTCAAGACCGTCACCAGGGTCCGGATGCGGGGGCGTGAGTTCCTGCTCGAAAGCTTCATGGACATCTCGCGCCAGAAGGAGACCGAGGGGCGGCTCTCACGTTCGCTTGCGGAAAAGGACGTGCTGCTGCGGGAGATCCATCACCGGGTGAAGAACAATCTGCAGGTCGTCTCCAGCCTGCTTTCGTTGCAAAGCAGCGAGAGCGGCGACCCGGGAATGGCCGAATCCATCCGCAAGAGCAGGCAGCGCATCCGGGCCATGGCCCTGGTGCACGAAAATCTCTACCGTTCCGGCGACATCGCGCACATCGACAGCGCCACCTACCTTCGCGCCCTGGCCGAGTCCATCTCCGCCGCCTATTCCCAGCCAGAGCGCAACATCCACATGCTTTACGACCTGGCCGACCACCCGCTCGATGTGGATCAGGCCGTGCCGTGCGGCCTGTTGGTCAACGAACTGGTGACCAACAGCTTCAAGCACGCCTTTTCGGCGGCGATCGGCCGAGCCGGTCTGGTCCGTTTTTCGACCAGCGTGGAGAACGGGGTCTTTCGCATCGCGGTGGAAGACAACGGCCGGGGCATGTCAGACAAGGCGGCCTCTTCGGCCAGCCTGGGCATGCAGCTTGTGGAGTCGCTGGCCTTGCAGCTTCGGGGTGGATTCAGGATCGAGGACCGGGGCGAGGACGAGGGAGGAGGAACTCGTGTGGTGGTAGAGTTTCCCGTGCGCGGCCCTGCTCCCGCGTCTCAGCAGTAG
- a CDS encoding HesA/MoeB/ThiF family protein: protein MDAELTALIERSARPQKLPGLGERLVADEATLARVSRETGAEPWTVYDAALERGVVPARYLRNLGAFGIEGQLRLHRATAAMVGLGGLGGLALESLARLGVGNIRGADGDHFEDSNLNRQLLCEKDDIGLQKTEAAARRVARVNPAVRFAGRKEFLAADALAAFVSGADVALDCLGGLAHRAQLEDACRVVETPLVTAAVAGWSGYVAVVVPGRPGPACLMGQGESAEETLGTQPPAIYAASAIMAGEAVRLLLGEKSALYGRMLCFDLARQTWDTVDYC, encoded by the coding sequence ATGGACGCCGAACTCACAGCGCTCATCGAGAGGAGTGCGCGGCCCCAAAAGCTGCCCGGCCTGGGCGAACGGCTCGTCGCGGACGAGGCGACGCTCGCCCGCGTCTCGCGCGAGACCGGGGCCGAGCCGTGGACCGTGTACGACGCGGCCCTTGAACGCGGCGTGGTCCCGGCCCGCTATCTGCGCAATCTCGGCGCGTTCGGCATCGAGGGGCAGCTTCGCCTGCACCGGGCCACGGCGGCCATGGTGGGCCTTGGCGGGCTTGGCGGGCTTGCGCTCGAATCGCTCGCGCGCCTCGGCGTGGGCAATATCCGGGGCGCGGACGGCGACCATTTCGAGGACAGCAACCTGAACCGCCAACTTCTTTGCGAAAAGGACGACATCGGACTGCAAAAGACCGAGGCCGCGGCGCGCCGCGTGGCACGGGTCAACCCGGCGGTGCGTTTTGCGGGGCGGAAGGAGTTTCTTGCGGCCGATGCTCTGGCCGCGTTCGTCTCGGGCGCGGACGTGGCCCTGGACTGCCTGGGCGGGCTGGCCCACCGCGCCCAGTTGGAGGACGCCTGCCGCGTGGTCGAGACGCCGCTCGTCACGGCGGCCGTGGCCGGATGGTCGGGCTACGTGGCCGTGGTGGTGCCGGGGCGGCCCGGCCCGGCCTGCCTGATGGGCCAGGGCGAGTCGGCCGAGGAGACGCTCGGCACGCAGCCTCCGGCCATCTACGCGGCGTCCGCGATCATGGCCGGAGAGGCCGTGCGCCTGCTCCTGGGCGAGAAAAGCGCCCTTTACGGCCGCATGCTCTGCTTCGACCTCGCCCGCCAGACCTGGGACACCGTGGACTACTGCTGA
- a CDS encoding MoaD/ThiS family protein codes for MKIEVRCFATLGKFTPADGLLDLPEGAAVAAAMAALGVPPEEVKIIFVNGKAVPPETALADGDRLGLFPAVGGG; via the coding sequence ATGAAAATCGAAGTCCGCTGTTTCGCAACGCTCGGCAAGTTCACGCCCGCAGACGGCCTGCTCGATCTGCCAGAAGGGGCCGCCGTGGCCGCCGCCATGGCCGCGCTCGGCGTGCCGCCCGAAGAGGTCAAGATCATCTTCGTCAACGGCAAGGCCGTGCCCCCCGAGACCGCGCTCGCCGACGGCGACCGCCTGGGCCTGTTCCCGGCCGTGGGCGGCGGTTAG